One Streptomyces dangxiongensis genomic window, TGGACGTTGGACTCCCGGGCGCGGAAGTCGCCGCCCTTGACGGTGTCGTAGAACAGCCGGTGGACGGAGTCGCCGTCGTTGCGGTAGTTCTTCGCCGCGTTGATACCGCCCTGCGCGGCGATGGAGTGGGCGCGGCGCGGGGAGTCCTGGTAGCAGAACTGGACGACGTGGTAGCCCTGTTCGGCCAGGGTGGCACCCGCGGAGCCGCCGGCGAGACCCGTGCCGACCACGATGACCGTGTGCTTGCGCCGGTTGGCGGGGTTGACGAGCTTCGCCTCGAAGCGGCGCGTGTCCCAGCGTTCGTGGACCGGCCCGGCGGGGGCCTTGGTGTCGGCGACCGGTGCACCGGTCGTGTAGTCGGCGTAGGTTGTCATGTCAGCTCACCACTCCGGTCATGACGCCCACGGGTACGGCGATGAAGCCGGCCGTGAGCAGCAGCGCGAGAACGTCGGCGATGGTCTTGAGGGCGCGGTCGCGGGCGCGGCTGCCGACGCCGAGCGTCTGCGCGGCGCTCCAGAAGCCGTGCCGGATGTGCAGTCCGAGCGCAAGCATCGCGACGATGTAGATCACGTCGCCGTACCAGGTGGAGAAGGTGTCCACGACGTTCTGGTACGGGTGGCCCTGCTGGAAGCCGCCGGAGTGCACGGTGCCGGTGGTCAGGTCGAGGAGGTGCCAGACGATGAACAGGCCCAGGATGATCCCGCCCCAGCGCATGGTGCGGGTGGCGTAGCTCGCCCGGGGCCTTTTGTGCACGTACTTGCTGGGCCGTGCGTCGATGTCACGGCGGCTGAGCTGGTAGGCGGACGTGGTGTGCGCGACGACGGCCGCGACCAGGACGACCCGGATGAGCCAGAGCGTCCACTCGTAGTGCATGAAGGGTTCGCCGACGGTGCGCAGCCAGTGCGCGTAGTGGTTGAACTCGCCCGCACCGAAGTAGATCTTCAGGTTGCCGATCATGTGCGCGACCAGGTACAGCAGCATGATCACGCCGCTGACCGCCATCACCGTCTTCTTGCCGACGGTGGAGTCCCACAGCGTGCGTGCCATGGACGGTCGTCGGTCCGTCCGCGTTGCCAGTGCCATGGAACAGCACGCTAGGCCCGGAGGAGGTGATCGGTCCAAGACATGGTCCGGCTCGTTTCGATAGGCACGGGCTATGCTCGCCGTATGCAGTTCCAGCAGCTCCAGTACTTCGTGGCCGTCGCCGAGACCCGGCACTTCACCCGCGCCGCCGAACTGGTCCATGTGGCCCAGCCGTCGCTGTCCCAGCAGATCAAGGCGCTGGAGCGGGAGCTGGGCGCGGATCTCTTCCTGCGCGCCCGGGGCAACATCACGCTCACCGACGCCGGTACGGCGCTGCTGCCGCTGGCCCGGCGCATCCTGGCCGACGCGGACACCGCCCGGCACGAGGTGCAGGAACTGGCGCAGTTGCGGCGCGGGCGGGTGCGGCTCGGGGCGACACCGAGTCTGTGCACGGGCCTGCTGCCGGACGTACTGCGCGCGTTCCACGACCGCTATCCGGGCATCCGCCTGCTGATCGAGGAGGGCGGCTCGCACGACCTGGTGCGGGAGCTGGCGCGCGGCGCGCTCGACCTGGCGCTCGTGGTGCTGCCGCTGCCGACGCCGGCGCCCGCGCTGACCACCGTGGAACTGCTGCGGGAGGACCTGGTGGTGGTGTCCTCACCGGAGGCGCCGGTGCCCGGCCGGGGCGGACGGGTCCTGGAGATCGCCGAGCTGGAGGGAGAGCGGCTGGTGATGTTCCGGCACGGGTACGACCTGCGGGAGCTGACCGTCGCCGCGTGCCGCTCCGCCGGGTTCGAACCGGACTTCGCCGTGGAGGGGGGCGAGATGGACGCGGTGCTGGGCTTCGTGCGGGCGGGGCTGGGGATCGCCGTGGTGCCGCGGATGGTGGCCACCCGGGCGGGGCGGGGGCTGCGGGTCACT contains:
- a CDS encoding succinate dehydrogenase, translated to MARTLWDSTVGKKTVMAVSGVIMLLYLVAHMIGNLKIYFGAGEFNHYAHWLRTVGEPFMHYEWTLWLIRVVLVAAVVAHTTSAYQLSRRDIDARPSKYVHKRPRASYATRTMRWGGIILGLFIVWHLLDLTTGTVHSGGFQQGHPYQNVVDTFSTWYGDVIYIVAMLALGLHIRHGFWSAAQTLGVGSRARDRALKTIADVLALLLTAGFIAVPVGVMTGVVS
- a CDS encoding LysR family transcriptional regulator, which encodes MQFQQLQYFVAVAETRHFTRAAELVHVAQPSLSQQIKALERELGADLFLRARGNITLTDAGTALLPLARRILADADTARHEVQELAQLRRGRVRLGATPSLCTGLLPDVLRAFHDRYPGIRLLIEEGGSHDLVRELARGALDLALVVLPLPTPAPALTTVELLREDLVVVSSPEAPVPGRGGRVLEIAELEGERLVMFRHGYDLRELTVAACRSAGFEPDFAVEGGEMDAVLGFVRAGLGIAVVPRMVATRAGRGLRVTPLARPGLHRTIALAHRSDVAPPRAARELQRMLSNADPGGGRAVRPP